The Punica granatum isolate Tunisia-2019 chromosome 4, ASM765513v2, whole genome shotgun sequence sequence GGGTTTTGTAAAAGAATATCGTGTTGATGTCTggcttttatttttccaaccATCGCATGCATATCACCGCCATTGAAGTGCATACATGACCTTATTCTTCTCCCTTTCTTCTGTAGCAAGCACAGCTGAGATAAAAGACTGTTTCTTCAGTGAAATgcttttcaattcaatatgtTCCTGGACTAATTAGAATAGGATTCTAGGGCCTCCCCGAAATCTCTCCCTTGATTACAACCCGATGCGCCTGCAATTTGTCTGCTGTTACACTTTTCTCGTGCATAATCAAGTTGGAATTTTGAGCTCCTGAGCTTGGGACTTTCCTGTTTTGGCTCGAGCTTAGTGCGTAAGCTGAACTTAAAGTCACTTGTATCGAGTCAGATTCATTCCCTCTTTTCCGAGGACCTCCATTACGAAGAGCCATTACTCAGGAGCTTGAACGGTCCTAGCCTTTATAAGTGGTTTTTCTGTTTTGTCGCAGGAATCTCTCTTAAAACTCAGGAGCTGTATGTCATCGTGTTCCTCACGCGGTACCTTGATTTGTTTACAAGGTATCTCTCTTTTTACAACTCCGCAATGAAGGTGTTCTTTCTTGGAACTTCAATGGCTATTGTATGGTACATGAGGTACCATAAAGTGGTGAAGCAAACTTATAACAAGGACGAAGATACCTTTAGACATTACTTTCTGGTGCTTGCTTCCTTTGTGCTGGCGATCTTAATTCCCCGTGCTTTTACCATGACAGAGGTAGGacatttctcttttatttactcAAATTCTCGTCCCATGCTATATAAGTGGTCTGGTCGAGCTTATGttttatgtgtgtgtgtgtgtgtgtgtgtgttatCTTAACCAAAATAACTCTTAATCATGACCTATAACAAAGATAGAACTTTATGCCAATAAAGACCTATTTGGATTTGCAGTTTATTTCTTATAATGCTTAACATATCACGATTATCATAATAACCAAGATGCTTAAACACGGTATCAATGTGTCGCAATTTGCTATATTTCGCAATCACTTACATTTTACTGGCATGTTCCGCATTCCTTatgatggaaaaaaattatgatgcaGATCCTGTGGACAGCATCAATATATCTTGAAGCTGTAGCAATCTTGCCACAGCTGGTGTTACTTCAAAGGTCAAGCAACATTGACAACTTGACAGGGACCTATGTCTTTCTGCTAGGGTAGGCCTATTTGTGTTTTCTAGCGTATTTCCTGTGATTCTTGTGATTACTAGATGATGCTTGTTCAAAAGAAGCTTCTGCAGTTTTCTTTGTTCCCTGTGGTATTAGTGAGGTCTCAGTTTCTTTTTACTGGGTGCTGTCTTTCATGATAACTCTCTTCTGGTTTCATTACGACAGCCATCTTTTCTGACCTCGCCCTTAACATTTAACTCGTGCTTATGCCTGGGTCAGATGCTTCTTGGGCATGATTGTGTTACGCTTATCGCGGGCTTTAGAGAGCCTCTTACAAACTAATAAAGAGAAGTATCAGAGTTTTATTGCAATTGTCTGGAGAGAATCTGACTGATATACGACAATCAGTAAGAAATCCAGAGAAAAATAACCTGGGGAAAGCAATTACGTTTTATCTGCCCCTGGGGCATTGAATTATATTGACTGAGTGACGCTGAGTTCTCATGTTTGGCCAGCTCCATTATTTGTGTCCTTCTGGAGTTTGCCCCCTGATAAGATGATTAAATGGCTTTCTAATTTCTTTACTATCTCCCGGTGCAGTGCCTACCGAGCTTTATATCTCGTCAACTGGATCTATCGCTTCTTCACGGAACTTCACAAAGTTCGCTGGATACGTAGGTTTCTCCACTTCTTGCTTTTGGGTACAGTTATAGCCTCAAAGACAGTTAAAGAACGCTTATCTTTTCTCTACATGAACAGCCTGGGTTTCTGGACTACTTCAAACTGCTCTCTATGCTGACTTTTTCTACTATTACATTAAGAGGTAAAATTCTCTTGTGAAATTTGATCTTTCTACCTACAAGGTTTAGTGTTATAGGTTGCCAGATGAACTGTAAATTGTGCCTGTAACATGAATATCGTTCTGTTTCTTGCAGCTGGAAGAATCACGAGAAGCTGAAGCTTCCTGCATGAAGTTTTTGCAGTGTGAGTAGATGGGGGGATATGGCGAGCATGGGACACTAGTTTGATTTGGTGCAAAATGGTACATAATCTACAGGTGGAACTAAAAACAGCTTTTGTGCTGCCCCTGTTAGTAGGTACCGTAGATTGAAGCCCTTTGTAATTTGTAGGAGTTACTTTGGAAGAATTGTGGGTACAGCGTTGTGTTTAGTTCTTGGCCTGTTTTCTATGGAGGCAGTACGGTTAAGGTGCCTCCTCCCCGCCCTTTTTGACCGCAAGATGCAAATTGTTCATCTCCCTCTTTTTTCATTATCTCGTTAGGTtccataaatttataataaaaaaatgaataaataaagggTTAAAAAAAGTGTCAACCTCTGGAATTTTGTAGATTTAGTTGCTCGACCCAATGCTTTCGTAGGAAATAGTCGGAATGGAGGCAACGAACTTCTCCAGTgttgttatatttttattttcgagCAGGTGCTATTTTGATCTTtactaatctatatatatatatataaaagcaatgTAAGAGGTGAGTCTGGCCGGATAGTCTCAGTTcgttttttaattgaattttttcgatttttttagttaaaatttttaattttataattttataacataaaacttaataaaatatttcaaataaaatcttttgTTTTATAGATAGAGACAGGTGGTACATAATAGGTATCTTTTGGGCTTGATTCTAGCGGGTGAAAAAAGAAAGCCAATACtacattatatttttatataaatacaaatataacatatatagaaATAGAGGTAGCTGGTATatatacagatatatatattgttgcgAGCTGctggaatatatatagatatatatatatatatatattgctgcGGTATGTGTGtattaagtatatatatatatagaaaatatatcaaacCCTAAAACTTTTATATAATCTAATATATTCCAAAATCatttatcaacaaaatttctGGAAACTAGAATCTtacaaaaattttagaaaatcaaATTACATCTTTAGGATTCTTTTGTTTGTACATTATAAATATTACAAATCGTTTTCAAAATCATTAGATTATAAAGCAGTATTGAGACAACACATGCAAGACTTACAAGAAAATCATGGATTATGCACAAGAATCATGGTTCATATTTCgtgaaattcttttaaaattattttcatttcatattaagcttcgaaatttttatttttgcttttcaaaattatcaaaacatacaaatatatagattcctagatcaatcattattttcttaatatttattttattttttccaataacaaatttttttaaataatttttttgatcggtaaatttttaatacaatATAA is a genomic window containing:
- the LOC116204996 gene encoding ER lumen protein-retaining receptor B-like, coding for MNLFRLAGDMTHLLSIVVLLLKIRTTKSCTGISLKTQELYVIVFLTRYLDLFTRYLSFYNSAMKVFFLGTSMAIVWYMRYHKVVKQTYNKDEDTFRHYFLVLASFVLAILIPRAFTMTEILWTASIYLEAVAILPQLVLLQRSSNIDNLTGTYVFLLGAYRALYLVNWIYRFFTELHKVRWIPWVSGLLQTALYADFFYYYIKSWKNHEKLKLPA